A single window of Alosa alosa isolate M-15738 ecotype Scorff River chromosome 11, AALO_Geno_1.1, whole genome shotgun sequence DNA harbors:
- the LOC125302849 gene encoding LOW QUALITY PROTEIN: pyrethroid hydrolase Ces2e-like (The sequence of the model RefSeq protein was modified relative to this genomic sequence to represent the inferred CDS: deleted 2 bases in 1 codon) has product MATLGHPLVAPLGTMETSARSEELQELAHDLGYSFRIQTHSEHNEACFNLVLIACVLHFTLSTVHNGPVLHTKLGVLRGDYMRVGGKTTVVHAYLGVPFATPPVGNLRLAPPQPLQGWEGVRDATQLPPMCVQDRTITDGLLEAVGLVMDPLEASEDCLYVNVYTPAQPAKEAKLPVMVWIHGGGFIMGCASNFDGSVLAAYQNVVVVTIQYRLGMLGFFSTGDDNAPGNLGLLDQVAALEWVQKNIHSFGGDPSSVTIFGESAGGVSVSLLVLSPLSTGLFHRAIAESGTADLVGLINTDPLTTAKIVANVLNCEGTKPDQIVDCVMRMSVEDIVKFSQEHPMARFQVVYDGFFLQKAVPDLLKSHEFQKVPLMNGVNNHECGWMLPSIQEHQFLPMSSSTPSMFVKKRASFVGADHGDEIVFVFGGCFYNGLLKMNGSFTEEDDELCRTMMAYWGNFARTGSPNGPGLTHWPAYGAREQYLGIGVKQQVGYQLKADRYAFITRTLPEKIQEMKQHQQRTEL; this is encoded by the exons ATGGCCACCCTGGGCCACCCCTTGGTGGCGCCCCTGGGCACAATGGAA ACTTCAGCGCGTTCAGAAGAACTTCAAGAACTTGCGCACGACCTGGGCTACTCTTTCAGGATTCAAACTCATTCTGAACATAATGAAGCCTGTTTTAACCTCGTACTCATTGCATGCGTTTTGCATTTTACATTATCGACAGTACATAATG GACCTGTACTCCACACCAAACTGGGAGTCCTTAGGGGAGACTACATGCGTGTTGGCGGAAAGACAACAGTGGTTCATGCCTACCTGGGTGTGCCTTTTGCCACACCACCCGTGGGAAACCTAAGGCTGGCTCCACCACAGCCGTTGCAAGGATGGGAGGGTGTCAGAGATGCCACCCAGTTGCCTCCCAT GTGTGTACAAGATAGAACGATAACTGATGGCCTATTGGAGGCGGTCGGCTTAGTCATGGATCCACTTGAGGCATCTGAGGACTGCCTATATGTCAATGTCTACACTCCTGCTCAGCCTGCCAAAGAAGCAAAGTTACCT GTGATGGTGTGGATACATGGAGGAGGGTTTATTATGGGGTGTGCCTCTAATTTTGATGGATCTGTCCTGGCAGCATATCAGAATGTGGTTGTGGTTACAATTCAGTACAGGCTGGGCATGCTGGGATTTTTCAG CACAGGAGATGATAACGCCCCGGGAAACCTGGGCCTTTTGGACCAGGTAGCAGCACTGGAGTGGGTCCAAAAGAACATCCACAGCTTTGGGGGAGACCCATCCTCCGTCACAATATTTGGAGAGTCCGCAGGGGGTGTTAGCGTGTCATTGCTG GTTCTTTCCCCGCTAAGCACCGGCCTTTTCCACCGTGCCATAGCAGAGAGTGGCACAGCAGACCTCGTTGGCCTCATCAACACTGATCCTCTGACCACAGCAAAG ATTGTGGCCAATGTATTAAACTGTGAGGGCACCAAACCAGACCAGATTGTGGATTGTGTGATGCGGATGTCAGTGGAGGACATTGTGAAGTTTTCACAGGAG CATCCAATGGCGCGCTTTCAAGTGGTGTATGATGGCTTTTTCCTACAAAAGGCAGTGCCAGACCTTCTTAAGTCTCATGAGTTCCAAAAGGTGCCATTAATGAATGGTGTTAACAACCATGAATGTGGCTGGATGCTGCCTAGT ATTCAGGAGCACCAGTTTTTGCCTATGAGTTCCAGCACC CCCAGCATGTTTGTGAAGAAACGTGCCAGCTTTGTGGGAGCGGACCACGGAGATGAGATCGTCTTTGTATTTGGAGGCTGCTTTTATAACGGCCTCCTCAAGATGAATG GCTCTTTTACCGAGGAGGATGATGAGCTGTGTAGAACGATGATGGCATACTGGGGAAACTTTGCACGCACCGG ATCCCCCAACGGGCCTGGTTTAACCCATTGGCCAGCATACGGTGCCAGGGAGCAGTATCTGGGCATCGGGGTGAAGCAGCAGGTGGGATACCAGCTGAAGGCTGACCGCTACGCCTTCATAACCCGAACACTGCCAGAGAAGATCCAGGAGATGAAACAGCACCAGCAGCGCACTGAGCTCTAG